A genomic stretch from Flavobacteriales bacterium includes:
- a CDS encoding DUF4340 domain-containing protein, translating to MKNRIWLYVVLIALLGGLVLWMAYFQNENTTRPQLYNFTVEDTSAVYRIVIKDKRPMETVLTRTADGWMVNGEHHVRPDAMEVLLETLKRQEMRSFAPEMAKERVMNQMSSRGVEVIVESNGESVKHFYVGGNAPDLLGTYMMIDGSDGPYLVHIPGFNGFLNTRYFADPALWRDRSIVGVSPERIESVSIQYHREPEMGFRVEQPEVGVVKVVTMPGEQAMSFDSTAALGYLQEFRRIYFEGLITEDDRIWEKKDSILNSEPVFTLRVDGEGGRDTELVAYYKSAPPGTTNSDGNPRAYDLDRFYALLNGKDFILIQNYALRKILRDRSYFEGSAVVKK from the coding sequence ATGAAAAACAGAATTTGGCTCTACGTAGTATTGATCGCCCTATTGGGCGGACTGGTCCTTTGGATGGCTTACTTCCAAAACGAAAACACCACGCGACCTCAACTGTACAATTTCACCGTGGAAGACACCTCAGCGGTATATCGTATCGTCATTAAGGATAAGCGCCCAATGGAAACCGTGCTTACTCGAACGGCCGACGGTTGGATGGTCAACGGTGAACACCATGTGCGCCCCGACGCCATGGAGGTGCTGCTCGAAACGCTGAAGCGCCAAGAGATGCGCAGCTTTGCCCCTGAAATGGCCAAAGAGCGCGTAATGAATCAAATGAGCTCCCGAGGCGTGGAGGTGATCGTCGAATCCAATGGTGAATCCGTAAAACATTTTTACGTGGGCGGAAACGCACCCGACCTGCTCGGAACTTATATGATGATCGACGGGTCCGATGGCCCTTACCTGGTGCATATTCCAGGGTTCAATGGATTCTTGAACACCCGCTATTTCGCCGACCCGGCCTTGTGGCGCGATCGCTCCATAGTGGGCGTAAGCCCGGAACGCATAGAGTCAGTAAGTATTCAGTATCACCGCGAACCAGAAATGGGATTCCGCGTGGAGCAACCCGAAGTGGGGGTCGTGAAAGTGGTCACCATGCCCGGAGAGCAAGCTATGAGCTTCGATTCTACAGCGGCACTGGGTTATTTGCAGGAGTTCCGCCGCATTTACTTCGAGGGCTTGATCACGGAGGACGATCGCATCTGGGAAAAGAAGGACAGCATTCTCAATAGTGAGCCGGTTTTCACCCTGCGGGTGGATGGTGAAGGTGGTCGCGATACCGAACTCGTCGCCTACTACAAGAGCGCCCCTCCGGGAACCACGAATTCAGACGGTAACCCACGCGCGTACGATCTGGATCGCTTTTATGCGCTGTTGAACGGTAAGGATTTCATCCTCATCCAAAACTACGCTCTGCGCAAGATCCTGCGCGATCGGTCCTACTTCGAAGGGAGCGCTGTTGTTAAAAAGTAG
- the dnaN gene encoding DNA polymerase III subunit beta — protein sequence MKFIVSSTQLLKELQTIGGVINSSNTLPILDNFLFEIKENELKITASDLETTISTRLEVQSDEEGSAAIPSRLLLDTLKTFPEQPLTFLLDSEFKKVELSSDYGKYSLSYLDGDEFPKAQELEDPSKATIQPEILANAINKTIFASGNDDLRPVMSGVFFQFSSEYVRFVATDAHKLVRYTRTDATTDSSAEFIMPKKPLNLLKSILAGADSEVSIEYNDSNACFVFDGIDMSCRLIDGKYPNYEAVIPQTNPNKLTVNRVAFLSSVRRVSIFSNKTTHQIRLKIAGNELQISAEDLDFANKADERLTCQYEGEDIEIGFNSRFLVEMLSNLESENVNLEMSAPNRAGILLPLDGSEDGEDVLMLVMPVMLNN from the coding sequence ATGAAATTCATTGTTTCGAGCACGCAGCTCTTGAAGGAGCTTCAAACGATTGGCGGGGTCATTAACAGCAGCAACACACTGCCGATCCTCGACAATTTCCTCTTCGAGATCAAGGAGAACGAACTTAAGATCACGGCTTCCGATTTGGAAACCACGATCTCAACCCGATTAGAAGTGCAGAGCGACGAAGAAGGCAGTGCCGCCATTCCGTCTCGCCTGTTGCTCGATACGCTCAAGACCTTTCCCGAGCAACCACTGACCTTCTTGCTTGATTCGGAGTTCAAAAAAGTTGAACTGAGCTCGGACTACGGTAAGTATTCGTTGAGCTACCTCGACGGTGATGAATTCCCTAAAGCACAGGAACTCGAAGATCCAAGCAAGGCTACGATTCAGCCCGAGATCCTCGCTAACGCCATCAACAAGACCATCTTCGCCAGCGGAAACGACGATCTGCGTCCGGTGATGTCGGGTGTGTTTTTCCAGTTCAGTTCGGAGTACGTTCGCTTTGTAGCTACTGATGCCCACAAGCTCGTGCGCTATACGCGTACCGATGCGACCACCGATTCATCAGCCGAGTTCATTATGCCCAAAAAGCCATTGAACCTGTTAAAGAGTATCTTGGCCGGAGCCGACAGCGAAGTTTCTATTGAATACAACGACAGCAATGCGTGCTTTGTATTCGACGGCATCGATATGAGCTGCCGCCTCATCGACGGTAAATATCCGAATTACGAAGCGGTGATTCCACAGACAAACCCGAACAAGCTCACCGTGAACCGAGTCGCTTTCTTGAGCTCTGTTCGCCGTGTCAGTATCTTCTCGAATAAGACCACCCATCAGATCCGCCTCAAGATCGCCGGAAATGAGCTGCAGATCAGCGCTGAAGATCTCGATTTCGCGAACAAGGCCGATGAGCGTTTGACGTGCCAATACGAAGGTGAGGACATTGAAATTGGTTTCAACAGTCGTTTCCTCGTTGAAATGCTGAGCAATCTCGAGAGCGAGAACGTTAACCTCGAAATGTCCGCTCCTAACCGCGCCGGTATTCTGCTCCCGCTCGACGGTAGCGAAGACGGCGAAGACGTGCTGATGCTGGTGATGCCGGTGATGTTGAACAACTGA
- a CDS encoding T9SS type A sorting domain-containing protein, translated as MKTLFTIPILFLGLIVLGQGYPFIQFNEIFGPGDDEVKELSIAEDGTKIFIGTGKQIGVSGHSDMVYTHHNYDFIGELNDDGTNWRLRLPQGSIHTFSSLNNHKLIFEYENKSVGLGDLPGPHYYNRSLVQMSNDSTIDWKFPFYGEVPYNTLERQFLDQLPNGNILYAGYFRKFSYWGTNAVHKSRPHLAVLEIDQTGALIDQAAIPIEGRIEEFMGISQDDGYYSFALVTKENAVALNGAVLQGDMKNNIVVIRYHLASKSSFSLHAASMDERPYLNHLHYSTDGHLFLGFSTHAERVKYGGDVRYHQPNYTTASNWLLSLNSLGEPVGCTPLVLSQGSRLAGLTDHSAGVGVFLSSLTPVFRLVGDHPFQLSPEDHRHFGMLSLTNTLDFASFEPINSLPATATMIWEIREKDNRIYVLGCENHWNEFTAFGLTIPQLVYGEGSLFEHVSMESFIVQFENPQSVGVDDEPFSADFKLFPNPARDNVNLAFTTEVPTRVSVVDSRGITVNQVDVHDGRTTLELRGFAPGHYLLRIEFKDGSFAIKKLVVQ; from the coding sequence ATGAAGACGTTATTCACTATTCCCATCCTTTTTTTGGGCCTCATAGTCTTGGGGCAGGGATACCCGTTCATTCAGTTCAATGAAATTTTTGGTCCGGGAGACGATGAGGTCAAAGAGCTCTCTATAGCCGAAGACGGAACTAAGATCTTTATCGGGACAGGAAAGCAGATTGGGGTGTCCGGCCATTCCGATATGGTCTATACGCATCACAACTACGACTTCATCGGTGAACTCAATGACGATGGTACCAACTGGAGGCTGCGTTTACCTCAAGGGAGCATACACACTTTCAGTTCACTAAATAATCATAAACTGATCTTTGAGTACGAGAACAAATCGGTCGGATTGGGTGATTTGCCGGGCCCACATTACTACAATCGCTCGCTGGTTCAAATGTCGAACGATTCGACCATAGACTGGAAATTTCCATTTTATGGTGAAGTACCCTACAACACTTTAGAACGTCAATTCCTTGACCAATTGCCCAACGGAAACATACTGTATGCGGGCTACTTTCGGAAGTTCTCGTATTGGGGAACAAATGCGGTTCATAAAAGCAGACCTCACTTGGCTGTCTTAGAGATCGATCAAACCGGAGCATTGATCGATCAGGCCGCCATCCCAATTGAAGGCAGAATTGAGGAATTCATGGGAATCTCTCAAGACGATGGCTACTATTCATTTGCCTTGGTAACGAAGGAAAATGCAGTTGCTTTGAACGGCGCTGTACTCCAGGGGGACATGAAAAACAATATCGTCGTTATTCGTTATCATCTCGCCTCGAAGTCCAGCTTCTCCCTTCACGCTGCGAGTATGGATGAGCGACCATATTTAAATCACTTACATTACTCTACGGACGGACACCTTTTTCTGGGGTTCTCAACACACGCGGAACGCGTGAAATACGGCGGGGATGTTCGTTATCACCAACCTAATTACACCACCGCTTCAAACTGGTTGTTGAGCTTAAACTCCCTTGGAGAACCGGTTGGCTGCACTCCGTTAGTCCTTAGTCAAGGAAGTCGCCTGGCCGGGTTGACCGATCACTCCGCCGGAGTTGGGGTCTTTTTATCCAGTCTTACCCCGGTATTTCGCTTGGTCGGTGATCACCCTTTCCAATTATCACCGGAAGACCACCGACATTTTGGGATGCTATCATTAACAAACACCCTCGATTTCGCATCGTTTGAGCCGATCAATAGTCTGCCGGCAACCGCCACTATGATCTGGGAAATTCGGGAAAAAGATAACCGAATCTATGTCCTGGGCTGTGAGAATCACTGGAATGAATTCACCGCCTTTGGGCTAACGATCCCTCAACTTGTTTACGGAGAAGGAAGCTTATTCGAACATGTCTCCATGGAGTCTTTCATCGTGCAGTTCGAAAACCCTCAATCGGTTGGTGTTGATGATGAACCATTTTCAGCCGACTTCAAGCTTTTCCCGAATCCCGCAAGGGACAATGTCAACCTGGCATTTACCACAGAGGTGCCTACCCGTGTATCAGTGGTAGATTCGCGTGGGATAACGGTTAATCAGGTAGATGTTCATGATGGTAGAACCACCTTGGAACTAAGAGGATTTGCCCCCGGACATTATTTATTGCGCATCGAGTTTAAGGATGGGTCCTTTGCCATCAAAAAACTCGTGGTTCAATAA
- a CDS encoding serine/threonine protein phosphatase — protein sequence MERSKLFVVGDVHGCLNTFEALVAKHWNPEKEILVQVGDLINRGNYCIETIAFCKELEDRYPGRTAFMKGNHEWDLLQYLKGSPRLKWLRGGGSKLLKQLYENPEEYAPFVEWIRKLPLSWENQSTFVSHAGWSITTSNPFEEDNRLSVLNNRRPILNIGKTQVIGHTPQKSGKPKYDKRGNCWTVDTGAYLGIGLCGVKVSKKGNVKEVCYLSTDKRDIK from the coding sequence GTGGAAAGATCCAAGCTTTTTGTGGTCGGTGACGTACACGGGTGCCTCAACACATTTGAGGCCTTGGTGGCGAAGCATTGGAACCCCGAAAAGGAGATCTTAGTTCAGGTTGGAGACCTCATCAATCGCGGTAACTATTGTATTGAAACCATTGCCTTTTGCAAAGAGCTCGAAGATAGGTATCCGGGTCGGACCGCGTTCATGAAAGGCAATCACGAGTGGGATCTTCTTCAGTATTTAAAGGGAAGTCCTCGACTTAAATGGCTGCGTGGCGGTGGTTCAAAACTCCTGAAGCAGTTGTACGAAAACCCCGAGGAATACGCTCCTTTTGTGGAGTGGATTCGCAAACTCCCCCTGTCGTGGGAAAATCAGTCGACCTTTGTGAGTCACGCCGGTTGGTCAATCACCACCTCTAACCCCTTTGAGGAAGATAATCGCCTCAGCGTACTCAACAACCGAAGGCCCATTTTGAACATCGGCAAAACTCAAGTGATCGGCCATACCCCACAAAAAAGCGGCAAACCCAAGTACGATAAACGGGGGAACTGCTGGACCGTTGATACCGGGGCGTATTTGGGTATAGGATTATGCGGAGTGAAGGTGAGTAAAAAAGGAAATGTAAAGGAAGTGTGCTACCTTTCAACAGATAAGCGCGACATCAAGTAA
- a CDS encoding GIY-YIG nuclease family protein — MYCIIDIETTGGSARNERITEIAMYRHDGYKIVAEWQSLINPEKRIPKHIAGLTGITNEMVENAPKFYEVAKEIVEFTEDCVFVAHNSKFDYWFFKAEFRSLGYEYERETLCTVKLSRKLLPGKRSYSLGKLSAELGIEISARHRAAGDARATVTLFEILLAADNDGLIADGSASARKGDYVSGLSPKVIRKLPAKTGVYYLYDAEGMLIYVGKSTNIKSRIMQHLNNYDTEKGVHMMEEIAWVDYVLTGSELISLLLESHEIKKNRPKFNRASRRNSYTYGLYESMNDSGYRELRVKLQKGEDIPLCTYSTATEGRRHLEYLNEEFDLCPCLCGLYKSDKGCFHVSVGQCEGANLGKESPEEYNSRVDKVLEHFAYPKPNFFILGEGRDEKEQSVVLIEEGRYRGFGYVPVNQPIELIDQLRLFVTPYEDNRHTQSLILGFLRQQKSADIRYFETQF; from the coding sequence TTGTACTGCATCATTGACATAGAGACCACGGGCGGAAGTGCGCGGAATGAGCGTATTACTGAGATCGCTATGTACAGACACGACGGCTACAAGATCGTTGCGGAGTGGCAAAGTCTCATCAATCCCGAAAAGCGCATCCCCAAACACATCGCCGGATTAACGGGGATCACGAACGAGATGGTCGAGAATGCACCCAAGTTCTACGAAGTTGCAAAAGAGATCGTGGAGTTTACCGAGGATTGCGTCTTCGTGGCTCACAACTCCAAATTCGATTACTGGTTTTTCAAGGCCGAGTTCCGATCGTTGGGTTACGAGTATGAGCGCGAAACTTTGTGCACGGTAAAGCTGAGTCGAAAGCTGCTACCGGGTAAAAGGTCGTACAGCCTGGGCAAACTCTCTGCTGAGTTGGGCATCGAAATATCGGCCCGTCACCGAGCGGCGGGCGATGCACGGGCTACGGTGACCTTGTTCGAGATACTATTGGCCGCGGATAATGACGGGCTTATCGCCGACGGTTCCGCATCTGCCCGAAAGGGCGATTACGTCTCCGGTTTGTCACCAAAAGTGATCCGAAAACTCCCTGCCAAGACGGGGGTATACTACTTGTACGATGCGGAGGGCATGCTAATCTATGTGGGCAAGAGCACGAACATCAAGTCGCGGATCATGCAGCACCTCAACAACTACGACACCGAAAAGGGCGTGCACATGATGGAGGAGATCGCCTGGGTGGATTACGTGTTGACAGGAAGCGAATTGATTTCGCTATTGCTCGAGAGCCACGAGATCAAGAAGAATCGCCCCAAGTTCAATCGGGCATCGCGCCGAAACAGCTATACCTACGGCCTATATGAATCCATGAATGACAGCGGTTACCGCGAGTTAAGGGTGAAGTTGCAAAAAGGGGAAGACATACCGCTATGCACCTACTCCACCGCGACGGAAGGAAGACGGCACCTCGAGTATTTGAATGAGGAGTTCGATCTGTGCCCGTGTTTGTGTGGCCTATATAAAAGCGACAAGGGCTGCTTTCACGTTAGTGTGGGTCAATGTGAGGGAGCGAACCTGGGAAAGGAGTCTCCGGAAGAATACAACTCGCGGGTAGATAAGGTCCTCGAGCACTTCGCTTATCCGAAGCCCAATTTTTTCATTCTGGGCGAAGGGCGCGACGAAAAGGAACAAAGCGTGGTATTGATCGAGGAAGGTCGCTATCGAGGATTTGGATATGTTCCTGTGAATCAGCCAATTGAACTAATAGACCAGCTGCGGTTGTTCGTTACCCCCTACGAGGACAATCGCCATACGCAAAGTCTGATCCTGGGCTTTTTACGCCAACAAAAAAGTGCCGATATTCGCTACTTTGAAACGCAGTTTTGA
- a CDS encoding DUF2807 domain-containing protein, with protein sequence MEIELDENLFQYLDIDENGRELEISGERTIRKAEARNIYITVRDLQKININGANELETRGGIRGKSLKVEANGASEMRLEFYGEHLRVHANGGSELRFKGEVDDLEIEVNGASEIESLEMRALRADVDVSGAADVKLWAVDKLQVNASGASEVNTAETRKSAKTPTERVP encoded by the coding sequence CTGGAGATTGAACTCGACGAAAACCTGTTCCAGTATCTCGATATCGACGAGAACGGCAGAGAATTAGAGATCTCGGGCGAACGCACGATTCGCAAGGCCGAGGCGCGCAACATCTATATTACCGTCCGCGACCTGCAGAAGATCAACATCAACGGCGCCAATGAACTCGAAACGCGCGGCGGAATTCGGGGGAAATCGCTGAAGGTCGAAGCCAACGGAGCGTCAGAAATGCGGCTCGAATTCTACGGCGAACACCTTCGCGTGCATGCCAATGGAGGTAGTGAGCTCCGATTCAAAGGCGAAGTGGACGACCTGGAGATCGAGGTTAACGGCGCATCCGAGATCGAATCGCTTGAAATGCGGGCCCTGCGGGCCGATGTGGATGTATCCGGTGCGGCCGACGTTAAGCTGTGGGCTGTAGACAAACTGCAAGTCAACGCCAGTGGCGCCTCGGAAGTTAATACCGCGGAAACCCGCAAATCAGCAAAGACACCTACGGAGCGAGTTCCGTAA